Within Vigna unguiculata cultivar IT97K-499-35 chromosome 2, ASM411807v1, whole genome shotgun sequence, the genomic segment ACTTTATTTTAAGAATCTTAAAATGTTTATGGATGTTATCttttatgtttaactttttatatttattcaatatgagacttaactcaaattttttaactatttatttcgTTGTAGAGTTGTCAACTTGATCCATGGTCTATAAGACAACTCTAATTCACCCTTGAATAAGTTTTCTTTAAGAAATCCTAAATTGAGAGGGCCAAATAAAGGCTCTAGCCCACAAAGTCATCTCTTAAGTGGCTTAGGGTCAAGGCTAAAGTAGGTTTGGTCATACTATAAGACTTTAATTAGTTCTTAAAAACAATATCTTTAGTCTGGGTCATATATCAAATAAGGCTGAAGGCTAAGATGGGCCAGCCTAGGTCGAAGATCGAGAGGACAAATTTTGGATGGAAATTTGAGGCAGACTCTGTTATACTGATGGTCGAGAAGGGATGACCCGAATCAAAGGTGGAGACAGGCCGAATCGGGAGGAAGGTCAAGAAAGGTGAACTTGGACCAATGGTCGTGACCAGATGGCTAAGGCTGAAGGTTGAGACTAGTCGGCCGAAATCGAAGTTCGAAATGGGTCACTTGGGTTGCTAATATAAAGGATTAGACCATGCCCAAGGTTGAGATGGGTCGTCTTAGGTCGAAGGTCAAGATGGTTTGGTCTAGGCCCAATATAAAGACCATGCCCAAGGTTGAGACAGGTCATCTCAGGCTTAAGGTTGTGACAAACCGGCTCAAGCTGATGGCCGAGATAGGTTGGTTTGGGCATTAGGTCAACATGGGCTTAAACAAGCCAAAGGTCGTGATTGATCGACCTGGGTCGAAGGTTAAAAAAGGCCCCAACCGAAATTCGGCTGAGTTGGCCCCGATTGAAATTCAGTCCTAACCGAAATTCAACCAAGCCGATCCAAGCTAAATTTTGGCCCAACCAACCCCAAtggaaattcaacaaaattcaGATGAGTTGGCATCGACCCAATATCAGCTGAGATGCCACTGGCTAAATTTCGACTGAGTCGGCCAAGTTGGCCCTAGTCGAATTTCGGTCAAGTCATCCCCGACCTAAAGTCGGTCGAGTTGGCCCCAACTAGAATTTGGTCGAATTTAGCCGAGTCATCCTCAACTGAAATTTGACTGAATCGGCACTAGCCAATATTCGGCAGAATTCGACAGATATTGTCCTTATCAAAATTGGTTGAATTCAGTCGATTCTACCccgaccaaaatttgattaatggTCGAGTCGGACTAGTCCGAGTTGAAGGTGGAGACGGCTGGCTTGGGTAGAATGTTGATACTTATGCGACTCAGGTTGTAGTTCAAGATGGGTTGACCTTAATGTTGAAATTGGCCAGGTCAGGCTGCAAGTCGACCTTGACCAGTTTGACTAAAGGTTGAGACATGCCTATTCAGACTGAAAGTCGAGACAGACGGGCTTAAACCAAAGgtcttataatatattttttaaaaatattactttcttttcatgtttaaaaGAAGAGTCATGTGCTTGTCTTGACCCATAGTGCTTTTGTGGACATTTTGGTCATGTGGGCTTTAtgggatttttttaattttgtgaactttttgGCCTCAATTCACGTGGATCAGGGCCAAACCCTATAAGGTGGGCCAAATTGACAGTTCTACGAGTGAGTCTTTTTTACGTTAATACACTCCTCCTCAAGTAGAAGCATTCTCAATCTCGAATATTCTTTATTTGTATCATCGCTCAATTTAATGAGATACATTTACATTCATGAGAAAGACTTTTGATATAAGGATCATATTTGTACCGTGTTCAACTTAATGGGATATGTTTACCTAAATTCTTAGTCAAAAagctttttaatataaataaacagTGACATTTCTAAGACCCTAAGACAGCGAAAATAATATACTTACAATGATAAATAAGATTAggcacaaaatatttttttcatataattagtaatatttttaacaaaacaacATGTCTATCTGTGAACATAGGACTATACAGTACTCGTATAAGTTCatccaaacttttttttaaatgattttagtGTGATTCATTCACTATTTATCCTTTTAATGACGGATTTCACTGTGAGCATGGATGGGTAAAGAtcttttttatatgtttgatgGTTGTAAACGGGACAAGCTGGCGGAATAAAATTCCCCCAGTGGTTGaggaagaagataagaagaaagtTGTGTGGGTCTGGTTTTAGTAACACTCACTTTCAACTTCACTGTTTCTTCAAAGATGAATCAATTCATAAGTGGAGTGTAAGGTACCACCATTGCCCGTGAGTTACTTCACTTTTTGTGGCCCCAAAATTTTCACATATCAGTCCACAACTTCTGTAACGTGTAAGAAACCTGTCATGCCTTATTGGAGTTTTCTCAGATATTTTAAGATgacaaatgattttttatatttcactaACTATTTAAATCgctttttaagataatataaccgttaaaaaataaattttatattataaaaaataataaatatgagatggatatgaaaatttattacatGTTTTTGGATGTCAAGCTTCAGAGCTGAATCTCTGTAACTGTAACCAACCCATTCACCAATACGCCAGCCAAgtcatttattttacttttgtgaaATTTACTCTTTCTCAGctatcaccaacaccaatcacttttaTCCATATATATCGCATTTtagttttatcaatttttttttcaaaaaaactaGCACCTATTGATGCCATGAAAGGAGATTTCTGTATCTTATTTCAAAAATCATACTTCATGAGAGagataatatgataaattaatatGTGAAATCAATGACATGTATAGATTGATTTATGacaaatattgattattttaatatttatatttatttggcctcgtaatttaagaattaaaatcatCTTTATATTGTAACTTGTGAAATTACTAGGTATCTGGAAAAACAAATACCATATAATAAGACGTGGTATGAAAGATAGGCAACACAATTTCATGTCTCAACTTCTTATACCCAAGTTTAGTagttatttcaatttagtagtttattaaatatattttttatcttttaagtaaaaattaaaattattgttttttttaactttggtcCAATATAGTAATccaactttaaaaatgtgtgaatttaatatttttaaccagattttgttaagtttatttgacgtttcaaacacgttttttatagtatttgagttgctcacataaattgatatattttcattttaatgttaattgataaatgtgtttgaaattttgaataaacttaataaaatttagttaaaagaactaaatttatacatttttaaacatagaagactaaattggttaaaaattttaaaaaagattaattataatttttacttgaaattaaaatatcaaagcatatttaacacataaatataatagtgataaaatatgtattaaatatatataattattacaatGGATATTTAATGTAGATGGTTAACGACTGTGGCTAtgagtttttaatattaattatttaaatatttttgatgaattttttatgtaataacAAAGATCAATGGATAGATAATTAAtgtcttaaaattttgtttttttttttatattttcagtcTTAACTTCGTATATTATTGGTACAATGTTCTTGTCCATCACAAGGGTGATGTTATTCTTCGCATGTTTCTTAATACATGTTATCTTATCGATAGAATATCCTCTTATAGTTTGGTCAATAAAGTTCCATATTCATTATGTTTTCAAATGAACTTCTGTTTTATATTTCTCCTCGTTTAAATTTCTCCTCgaattttttattgtgttttgtatATATGTCTCCCGACTTCGATTAACTCTCAACTTAGTTTAtcatatatgtctttttaaGACATTTCGTCTTGAAATGGGTATTGATGTTATTCACCTATCACTAAAATACATTACATATAGTGTCACTTTTTTAGGAAACTTCTTCTCTTCCTCCACACAAGATGTTATTATTGGATGAGGTTGTGATTACCCTTTTAACTTTCTAGCAGTATCAAATCAACCATTCGGATCTCTCACTTACAATTATGAAGAATATCAGATACTTTTGACCTTGTATTTCATTTCAGCTAGGTTTTAAACTATACTACTTTTGTTCTTCTGCCTAAGGAATTGGAGGCCTCATTTTATACAGTATTATGTCAGTAACACGTAGATATTCATTCCTTTTGGAAAATTCTCAagcaatttgaaaaaaaaagaagaataataaGAAGGGGTTGAGGTATccattcaacattttttttacactGTTAATGTAcaataatatacttttatacAGTTAATTCATGTTTGAGTGCTGCCACAAgcaattcttaattttttaagcaGAGATTCCCCGGGCTGCATTCCAGCTGCCTGCATCATATACAGAAACTTAACAGCTTCAATGTGGAAACCATTCCTTATGTAACCCGAAAGCATAGCATTCCAGCAATCAACCTTTTTCTCCTCTCGGATTATCTCAAACACTTGTTTTGCATCTCTCAACAACCCACATCTTCCATACATGGCAATCAAACTACACTGCACATAGTGATCCGACACCAGCCCAAGTTTGATGGCATCAGCATGGACTTGTTCACCACATCGTTCCTGATTCAGCATCTTTCCACACGCCTTGAGAACACTAGAAAAAGTGAAGCAGTCCTTCTTCACCCCTCGCATTCCCATCTCCCTGAAGTCACCAAAAACCTCAGAGAAATGCCTTTCCCTGCAACCACTAACGATTTTAGCCGTCCAAGTCAGCGTGTTATGCCGCGACACCCCATTGAAGACAGCACTCGCATCTTCCAGGCTCGTGAACCTCCCGTAGAAGTTGATCAAAGAGCTGCTGAGAAGCACATGATCACAAGTACCCAACTTCAACAACCATCCATGAACTTGCAATCCCAGAGGGACATTCAAAGTGCATGCACAAGCCCTGAGAAGACAAGCCCATATCCACGGAGGAAATTCCAGCGTACCCAATTGACCTAACATGTTGACAAAAACAGCCGTAGCCTCCTCATAATCGGCATTATCATAGTACGCAACAAACAAGGTCGCCCAAGAGTTGAAGTCCCTCACACGCATTTTTTCAAACATGTTGCGTGCATTTTCCAACAGACCACAGGACACAAACATAATGAGAATCCGATTGAGGAAAGGCAATGGGGGTTTGATGCCACTCTTGGAGATGTGAGTGTACAACTCAATGGCAGATTCTGGGTCGCCGGAAACAGTGCACTCTTTTATCAATGAAGTGTAGATGTCAATGGGTGTAGGAAAAGGTAGAACGTCCATCAAGTGCAGTATGTCTGACGTTGTAGcatcttttctcttctttttctttggctCCTTCTTGGTGAAAGTGATTGTTTGAGGAATGAGGGGACGTGGGAAGGTGTGAATGGGGTAGCGCAGCGGTGGTAGAAGCTCGAGTTGATGGTTGGTAGAAGGCAAAGCACCAAGGTTGTTGTTTTTCAGATCAAGGTTTTGGTCGAAGAATAGGTGGTGGGTTGGTACAGTTGGCACAGGTGCAGTGATGCTTGCCATTTTTCAATTGAACGACAACCTACGAATGTTTCTTCAATCAGGTTGCTGTCTCTTCCTTTGCATAAATTAACAACTTCAAAGGAGaacttcaaattttattttattttaagatatttacagtttcaaacaaaaactactacttttttttattttttattttagctcagagaaaaatattgtaaattaatatatttagaaaataaaaatttcctACGTACAAACATTTCAAGCTACTTAACAATGAGGTTATTTACACAAAATAATTCATTCCAAgttgactttttttaaactcacattcatcttttcatgcattttctCCACTCCCTCGAGCTACAATAGCACAAACAAACACACTATCATAGCtacttaaatttttgttttcttaacaAATTTGCTTCCAATACTTTTCTAAAAGTTGTTGCGTAATTCATTATCTAAACTAtctatttatactatttatatTGAACTCTtaccttttttaaattatttaatcacGACCCAAacatatcataatttttattacgtGCTTAGTCTTGTTTTGTGTTATAACTGTGTTTTATCTTTAACTAACCGAACGGTTTTCATATAGATCAATCGGTTGGTTGTTGACGGGGATtccatattaattattattaaaaataatgaaaaacaaaatgagtTTGAGACATTTTACACAACTACTAGTCATACTTTAATACATATGAAACTTAATGCCAATAGCTTCTTTCATCGGTCTTAAGTATATAATAgtatataatgatattatactttgaagaagttaatgataattattagattaaaatactccgttggtgTTTTTGttgcaaaatctcaatttggtcatcgtatttttattagtctcaattaggtcctcatttttgtaaattagtatcaattaggtcctttttgTTAGTAGacaactaacaccgttaagtaggtcAGCTTCTcgtttttttaaactttttgaattttttttgaatttttttttgaatttttaatttttttaaaaaaaatatttatgccacatgtcaggtttgtagtgtgccacgtgtcaatctaatatggtgacacgtgtcaactttctcaatttggtcctcatttttgttaatttgatttgatttcagtcccaattttcttttttaaattttaatttcatgttctccagatttagaacaaatttaattttttttataaatgtaatgatgatacttttattacaagtgatatttctattacatatttttaacaatatttaatttatttaaatttatattttacattaaactttatttaaattttattttaaaattataaatatatagattaataaatttatattcgaaatatttgtataatattcaatatcaacaatattttagagttgacttaaaaataacaattttataaattcaaatgtaaaattttaaaataattttataacaaattaaaataaatatatttaaaattttaatattaaatacaattaatattattaaaatatttaataaaaatatcaattttaataaaaataatcataacattatataaaagtaaaatttagtctaaatttggagtgcctgaaattgaaaatttttaaaaaaatttgggactcaaatcaaatcaaattaataaatatgaggaccaaattgagattcatacaataatttgacacgtgtcaccatattagattgacacgtggcacactacagacgtgacacatggcataaatattttttaaaaaaaataaaaattaaaaaaaattaaaaattttaaaaaaaaaattaaaaaaattttaaaaaaaattttaaaaaattcaaaaaaatgaggagctgacacgtgacacctacttaacggtgttagttctctattaacggaaaggacctaattgatactaatttacaaaaatgaggacctaattgagactaataaaaatacgatgaccaaattgagattttgcgacaaaaacgaggaccaacgtagtattttaacctaattattaCTATGACACTACTCTTATTGGGTTATTAATTCCCATTACTTTGTCAAATAGCACAACTCAGATAGAGGTAGAGCCATAAAAGTGAGTTAGACCCAGTGGGCCAACCCAGCCTACCACGGGGACCGAGtttggttgaaatttttttacaaatttcaggACGGGTCAATTTTTGACTCGGCTCACCAAGAACCTGGCTCACCCatagtgagccgggttgaccCACCAACCCGTATGATCACACATATTAGGTTGGGCTTTGCAATGTTAggctgttttttttaattaaacacaTTAGTGGGTTGACAAATGGAAACTTAGTTCCAACTCCAAATAGATgaggataaagaagatgcttcaagagatgaaaatgttgtggattcATCCATTCAAGACTTTAATATTATAGTCGGATAAGTGATAAAAATgttttgatattaaataattttttttttaattttagtttgtattaGAGTTTAACGtcattttggattgtatttagattgtattaaagtttatttaaattttaatttatgactttagaaaaaaattatattttattttaattaagtgggcTAGTAAGCCAATCCGTAATGGACCGGGTCAGATTCAAAATTTTTTGACTTGTTTATGAGTGAGTCAAATTAGATTAGTCCACTAAGTGACCAAATCATAATTGATTAGGTCGGATTGGCCCGGCAGCCCACTTGACAGCTCTAAATAGAGGTACCTGTATAGTTAgaatagttaacattttttgGACATCACACATAAAAGTAGTGAAACATGACAACCTATGCATCTATAGATAGAAATAGAGAAAAGACAAACACAAAAAGTAACTCGTTTTGAATATGTGGTTATTTGGTAGAAAAATCCACTTAGATACTACTAAAATTAAGagctaaaacaaaattttaagaattttcaacaaataaaaaaaatattgaaaaaattcaTCTAGCACTCCACGTGATTGTGACATAGATAATAATGTATGCTGTCACATGGCTATCATGACAGATTGTCCACGTTGTTAAACATGTCAACACTTAATGGATTCAATTCAAGAAACCAAAACGTATGACGAAAATGAGGGAAATAGTATTCTAAAtcatttttatcacttttatagATAAAGAAACATATTCAACCTTATTATTCATAATCATTTTTATCtcacattttatctttttcatataaacacatttaaaaaatagtcttctaaaataaaacaaaaaaataataataattcccTCCCTTCTTTAGTACAGAACATTTCTTTTCCTAACAGAAACATCCATAATTTATCTTGAGAACAAATGCTAAACAGATTATGGATATTGCAGAACACATGTATAAAACAATGGGTTGTTATTGTTGGTGGCACTAGACTCATCACAACCTGTATTGGGACAATTTGCTTACCAAGACAGCAACCCCAGCGATAAGGGTGAAAAAGAACATGGTAATGGGGAAAAAGGGCATCACATGTTAGAAATGAAGGACAAAATTGCGGTGGCATTAGGCACAATTCATGTCACCATCGAACAAGTAGCAGCACGTTTTGAGAAATAATGTTTTCTCACACTGTTTCCTGAAGGTGTTTGATGAAGTTCCATTTACTTTTGCTCTTCAGCACTCACTTTAATTCAATTCATTAAAGATTCATATTCAATTCATCAAGATTCATATTCATCAGGACCTGAATCTATCTCCTCAGCCAATTTATCTTTTAGCACTGGACTTGGAGTAGATCGATATTGAATAGATTGTAAGAAGTTGAAATAAGCATACTTGATATCGAACTGCATATCGTACCCTGCATAACACATAAGTAGCATCAAAATTCTGATTACAATTGGACCTGGAACTGAAAAGGGAAGGTTGGGTCCTTACAATAATTAACTGCAATAGTTAATCCTCCATCATCCGCACTCTGTCTAACATGATGGAACCACATGCTAGGCCTGCATTAGTTTCCTCCTTCAGTATATACCACAGAAAGGATAATCAATAGGCAAACTAAAATCTGGGTTAATTCCCACTTCCAATACTCCTCTTTCAAGCTAACAATCTGGTACTAATGGTGATTACTAATCACTGATTCGTAAGCATGGCAAAGATCTTTAAGTGAGTTGGATTATTCTAGTAAACATAAAATGACTCAATCACTGCATCCATTAAGTACACATTATTCGATGAAATGGATTACTTGAAAAATATACTGCATGAACTAGAAACATAACGTAGTTATGTAACTTCAACTAACATCATATGCCTAGTGACCTAATCATAAGTTCAAATCTACTATCTCAGAGTTCATGACTTTTTTCTCTACATCAGAATTCAAAGTGAAGAAGAGTTTAGAAGCCGGGTTATGCTCAGAAGAGGAATAACAAATCTCCTGCTCCACACCACAATTTGTGAATAAAATACGCCGTGTTTCATGAGGTTTACATATAGCAAAGTCAAGTTACTTAATCACGAATTGAACATGTTATGGCATCACAAAATGGTTAGACAAGAGAATGGCATGACAAGATTGGCACAAATGATGAAGAACATCCTACGGAAGAAGGAAAACAAGAGAATTAGACACATGCATAAGATGCAAATGCAGAACAATGGAATCTTACAAATAGAGAACCTCCCCGGCCTTCACAGTACATTCAAAAGGCCGTGGGCCATTGAAGTACAGAGGAAATTTGGCCATCTCATCATCCACGGTCTCCACAGAAGGATAAGGATCCACACTGCACCAAGGCACATACCTTGTTGGCTTCTCAAGCTCCAAATCAAACTCTCCTGTATCCTACAAACAAACTCAACACCCAAACGAAATCAACTCCAAAAACTGATACTTTTTATAGTAAAGCCCAGACCCCAtcaacaagaagaagaaaaaagaagcaaaACCACAATTTGGTTCCAAAATAAACATTAACTGCGTTGTTTCATCCTTCAAAATTTCAGCTTCTGACTTTGCTAACATACTGTAAGTTTCTATCTATACAAAACTACTTTCGAGAATATAAACTTTAAGGTTGATAGCCTCAGCAGAGTTTCTTGTCAGTAACTTCACATGTAAAACGATGGTACCAACCTATGGAgtgaatagaaaagaaaaatacacatTTTCTTGAATAAAAAACGATGGGATGAAAATACCGAAGAATGTGTGTAAGTGGCAGCAGGGTAGTGTCGAATGTACAAGCGATGAACATCAGTAGGTGGCAGCAAGATGAAGTGCTTCTCCCCGGTGACAACAGCGTAGAGATTCTCGTAATGATCCTTGTGGAACGAGGTTTGGGAATGTTGGTTACCAATCCAAAGGTTCACAGCTTCGGGCTCAGAGCCAATAGCTTCGGTGGCCCAACCGAGGTGGGGATCACAGTCAGCAGCGAGAGACGAATACTCAGAGCGAAAGCAATCGTTTTGTTGCTGCGCGTAAGCCACAAGCTTGTTGGGTTCGGAATTGGAGATCAGGCTAAGGGCTTCAGGGAAGGGCACGTGCTGCATGTGCGCGGAGGCGAAGCAGAGGGAGGAATCGAGAGGGGCGAGGGCGTCGGCGGCGCCGGTGGGGGTGAGGTGGAGGGAGATGGTGGCGGCGGATAGGGCTTCGGagaggtactcgtggttgggccAGGAAGAGAGTGCGGGCCAGTGAGAGATGGCGTTGGAGATTACGCATGGCTTGTTTGGGGTGATGAAGTCTCTCAGGAACTCAACTGGGTTAGGGGGACACTCTAATCTCTCTACTCTTCCACTGTTTCCCAAGCTCAAATCCCTCACTTCCCTCCACAGTTCCTCTACCTCCTTCATCTTTCTAACTGTCAATTTCTCAGGAACACGGTTCTGGAGCGTTTTATACGTAACGTGGGGATTATGATAACGTGAAACAAAAATGGAAGCAGGTACATAGTTTTTGATCGAGATATGAAATTTATGATTCGTTTTCCTATGTTCTGGAAAAGTTAAACAACCAGTATAAAACAGGGCCAAGAGGCCATTGATTCTAGCATTTTTCATTCCAAAGATCTCTGCGCTCTTTTTCTAGAGAAAAATAAGGTTTGGAGGTGAAGTGACTACATTTTGATTTTACAGTTCATGAAATTGTTAGATCAAGTTTTGCTTTTTAGGTAAAACATACAGGCAATGGGTTGACAGCATTAGTGGCAAGGACAACAACTGTT encodes:
- the LOC114174044 gene encoding pentatricopeptide repeat-containing protein At1g31790, coding for MASITAPVPTVPTHHLFFDQNLDLKNNNLGALPSTNHQLELLPPLRYPIHTFPRPLIPQTITFTKKEPKKKKRKDATTSDILHLMDVLPFPTPIDIYTSLIKECTVSGDPESAIELYTHISKSGIKPPLPFLNRILIMFVSCGLLENARNMFEKMRVRDFNSWATLFVAYYDNADYEEATAVFVNMLGQLGTLEFPPWIWACLLRACACTLNVPLGLQVHGWLLKLGTCDHVLLSSSLINFYGRFTSLEDASAVFNGVSRHNTLTWTAKIVSGCRERHFSEVFGDFREMGMRGVKKDCFTFSSVLKACGKMLNQERCGEQVHADAIKLGLVSDHYVQCSLIAMYGRCGLLRDAKQVFEIIREEKKVDCWNAMLSGYIRNGFHIEAVKFLYMMQAAGMQPGESLLKKLRIACGSTQT
- the LOC114173413 gene encoding bifunctional peptidase and (3S)-lysyl hydroxylase JMJD7, with translation MKNARINGLLALFYTGCLTFPEHRKTNHKFHISIKNYVPASIFVSRYHNPHVTYKTLQNRVPEKLTVRKMKEVEELWREVRDLSLGNSGRVERLECPPNPVEFLRDFITPNKPCVISNAISHWPALSSWPNHEYLSEALSAATISLHLTPTGAADALAPLDSSLCFASAHMQHVPFPEALSLISNSEPNKLVAYAQQQNDCFRSEYSSLAADCDPHLGWATEAIGSEPEAVNLWIGNQHSQTSFHKDHYENLYAVVTGEKHFILLPPTDVHRLYIRHYPAATYTHSSDTGEFDLELEKPTRYVPWCSVDPYPSVETVDDEMAKFPLYFNGPRPFECTVKAGEVLYLPSMWFHHVRQSADDGGLTIAVNYWYDMQFDIKYAYFNFLQSIQYRSTPSPVLKDKLAEEIDSGPDEYES